In the genome of Hydrogenophaga sp. PBL-H3, the window GGACCCCACCTACGTGATCGGGGGTCGCCTCAACAGCGCTGGTGTGAACGCCGCGCTCGGCTCGGGCGAGTACATCGTGGTCGAGGCCGACGAGTCGGACGCCTCGTTTCTGAACCTGCTGCCCGTGCTCTCGGTCGTGACCAACATCGACGCCGACCACATGGACACCTACGGCCACGACTTCGGCAAGCTCAAGGCCGCCTTTGTCGAGTTCCTGCACAAGATGCCGTTCTACGGCGCGGCCGTGGTCTGCGTGGACGACGCCGCGATCCGCGAGATCCTGCCGCTGATCGCGCGGCCCATCACCAGCTATGGTTTTTCGGAAGACGCGCAGGTGCGCGCCATCAACGTGCGCGCGGTCGGCACGCAAATGCACTTCACCGTGCAGCGGCGCAACGGCGTGGAGCTGCCCGACCTCGACGTGGTGCTCAACCTGCCGGGCGACCACAACGTGCTCAATGCCTTGGCCGCCATCGGCATCGCGGTGGAGCTCGGTGTGGACGACGCGGCCGTGGTGCGGGCCCTGGCCGATTTCAAGGGCGTGGGCCGGCGCTTCCAGCGCTACGGCGAAGCCGCGCTGCCCCACGGCGGTACCTGCACCGTGGTGGACGACTACGGCCACCACCCGGTGGAAATGGCGGCCACGCTGGCGGCTGCGCGCGGTGCCTATCCCGGTCGCCGCCTGGTGCTGGCGTTCCAGCCGCACCGCTATTCCCGCACGCGTGACTGCTTCGAGGACTTCGTGAAAGTGATCAACCACGCCGACGCCGTGCTGCTGGCCGAGGTCTATTCCGCTGGCGAGAGCCCCATCGTGGCGGCCGACGGCCGCTCACTGGCGCGTGCGCTGCGCGTGGCCGGCAAGCTGGAGCCGGTCTTCGTGGACGACATCAACGCCATGCCCCAGGCCGTG includes:
- the murC gene encoding UDP-N-acetylmuramate--L-alanine ligase, whose product is MKHAIRHIHFVGIGGAGMNGIAEVLLNQGYRISGSDLGESTVTRRLVALGAQVFIGHDAAHIEGADAIVTSTAVKEDNPEVVAAHARLVPVVPRAVMLAELMRMKKGVAIAGTHGKTTTTSLVASVLAAAQLDPTYVIGGRLNSAGVNAALGSGEYIVVEADESDASFLNLLPVLSVVTNIDADHMDTYGHDFGKLKAAFVEFLHKMPFYGAAVVCVDDAAIREILPLIARPITSYGFSEDAQVRAINVRAVGTQMHFTVQRRNGVELPDLDVVLNLPGDHNVLNALAAIGIAVELGVDDAAVVRALADFKGVGRRFQRYGEAALPHGGTCTVVDDYGHHPVEMAATLAAARGAYPGRRLVLAFQPHRYSRTRDCFEDFVKVINHADAVLLAEVYSAGESPIVAADGRSLARALRVAGKLEPVFVDDINAMPQAVLDNARDGDVVLCMGAGTVGAVAGRVMELSQGAAA